Part of the Burkholderia humptydooensis genome, CGAAGCGCCCGAGATGCTCGGCCAGGCACCCGCGATGCAGGACATGTTCCGCGCGATCGGCCGGCTGTCGCATTCGGCCGCGACCGTGCTGATCACGGGCGAATCGGGCACCGGCAAGGAGCTCGTCGCGCGTGCGCTGCATCGGCACAGCCCGCGCGCGAACGGTCCGTTCATCGCGCTCAACACGGCGGCGATCCCGAAGGACCTGCTCGAATCCGAGCTGTTCGGCCACGAGCGCGGCGCGTTCACGGGCGCGCAGACGACGCGCCAGGGCCGCTTCGAGCAGGCCGAGAACGGCACGCTGTTCCTCGACGAAATCGGCGACATGCCGTTCGACTTGCAGACGCGCCTGTTGCGCGTGCTGTCGGACGGGCAGTTCTATCGCGTCGGCGGCCACAGTCCGCTGCGCTCGAACGTGCGCGTGATCGCGGCGACGCACCAGAATCTCGAGGCGCGCGTGCGGCAGGGGCTGTTCCGCGAGGACCTGTATCACCGGCTCAACGTGATCCGGCTGCGGCTGCCGCCGCTGCGCGAGCGCAGCGAGGACATTGCGCTGCTCACGCGCCACTTCCTGCAGAAGAGCGCGCGCGACCTCGGCGTCGAGCCGAAGCGCGTGTCGGACGAGGCGCTCGCGTATCTGACGTCGCTGCCGTTTCCGGGCAACGTCCGGCAGCTCGAGAATCTCGCGAACTGGCTGACGGTGATGGCGCCCGCGCAGACGGTCGAGATCAAGGATCTGCCGCCCGATCTCGTCGCGACGCAGAACGCGTCCGGCAGCGTGACGCCCGTCGAGGCCACCGTGGAGGCGGACGCGCCGATGGCCGGCATGGGCGTCGGCGTGGCGGAATCGCACGTGGCGAGCGTGGTCGCGGCCGCGCCCGCGATGGCGGGCGTGCCGGCGGCGATAGGCGCGACGGCGGGGCATCCGCTGTGGGAGCACGGCTTGCGCACCGAAGTCGCGCGCTTGTTGCGCGAGAACTCGGCGGACGTGATGGATGCGCTCGCGCGCCGCTTCGAGGCCGCGGTGATCCGCGAGGCGCTCGATTTCACGCGCGGCCGCAAGGTCGAGGCGGCCGAGCGGCTCGGCATCGGCCGCAACACGATCACACGCAAGATTCAGGAACTGCACCTCGAATCGTGATCGGCGCGGCGCGATGTGCGCCGTGCATGCGGCGCCGGCTCAGCCGATCTGCGCGACGACGGGCGTGTGGTCGGACGGCTGCTCCCACGTGCGCGGCACGCGATCGACCGTGCAGCTCGTGCAGGTCTCGGCGAGCGCGGGCGACAGCAGGATGTGATCGATCCGCAGCCCCGCGTTGCGGCGGAACGCGAGCATCCGGTAGTCCCACCACGTGAAGGTTTTCTCGGGTTGATCGAAGCGGCGGAATGCGTCGACGAAGCCGAGCGCGACGAGTTGCGCGAAGTGCGCGCGCTCCTGCGGCGACACGAGATTCTGGCCTTCCCATTTCGCGGGATCGTGCACGTCGCGATCTTCGGGCGCGATGTTGTAGTCGCCGAGGAGCGCGAGCTTCGGGTAGCGCTGCAGCTCGCGCTTCAGCCACGCCTGCAGCGCGTCGAGCCATTGCATCTTGTAGACGAACTTCTCCGAGTCGAGCGCCTGGCCGTTCGGGAAGTATGCGGACACGATCCGCACGCCGTCGATCGTCGCGGCGATCAGGCGCTGCTGCGAGTCTTCGAAGCCGGGAATGTTGCGCACGACGTCCGCCTCGTCGAACGGCAGGCGCGCGCGCGCGAGGATCGCAACGCCGTTGTAGGTCTTCTGGCCCGCGAACCAGCTTCGGTAGCCGGCTGCTTCGAGCGCTTCGCGCGGGAATTTCTCGTCGGGGATCTTGAGCTCCTGAAGGCACAGCACGTCGACGTCGCTTTGCGCGAGCCAGTCGAGCACGTGCTGCTTGCGCACGTTCAGGGAGTTGACGTTCCAGGTGGCGATCTTCATGGCGGATCAACGGGATGCGTGAGGCCGACATCATACCGCGAGCCGCCCGCGGCGACTGGAAAGCGCGGTTGCGTACCGGAGGGAAGGGGCGGCGGCCGGCGTCGCGGACGGCGGCCGCCTGCGAAGCGGGGCGATCAGTCGGGCGACGCCATGCTCGCGAGCGCGGCCGCGTTGCCGGCCATCGCGCTGTCGAATTCGGCGCGCTTTTCGTCGGGGACCATGAAGTAGTCCCAGCACACGTAGTCGCAGCCGAATTTCCAGTCTTCGCGCGTCTCGAACGGTGTCAGGAAGATGCTGTACAGCACGTATCCGTGATGCTGCGCGAAATCGAACAGCGTTTCGGCCGTGTTGCCGTATGCGCTGTACGACGGCCGTCCGTATTCGACCGACACGAGCGGACGGAATCGGTTCAGCGTGACCTGCGCGCCGTGCAGGCAGTCGATCTCGCCGCCTTCGATGTCGATCTTCATGAACGTGAGCGACTCGAGATCGGCGGTGTGCGCATCGAGCGTGCTGACGGTGACGTCGATCTGCGTGGGATTCGCGGCGTCGGGCAGATTGAATTGACGCTGGCGCAAGCCGCTTTCTTCCGGCGTGCCTTGCGCGTACGTGAACGACGCCGTGCCCGGCTTATTGCTCAGTGCGAGATTGAGCAACTGGACGTTGGGCGTGTTCGCGAACTTCTGGCGCAGGATCTCGTATGCGAACGGCAGCGGCTCGAAGCCGAGCGCGGTGCCGTTCGGCCCGATGCATTCGACGAGAGGTCCGAGATGGCGACCGATATGCGCACCAATGTCGATGATCGTGTCGCTTTGCTTCACCCACTTGCGATAGTGGTATTCGAGCAGCGCTTCGAAGTCGAATCTGACGGCCCCGATATCGAGCAATTCGCGAATCTGTATCAGTTTGGCGCGGCTAGTAGAGTTCTCCACCTTGTCCTCGTCCTTTATGGTCGTCAAAGATGTTTTTACGTGTCGCCGGGCGATCGATCGTATCACAGGAGTTGTGGTGGTCGATGTCGCCGGATTCGCGCATGTTGCATGCCGCTTTTATAGCTTTCGGCAGGCCGTCGACGGGCGGGCGCGTTCGTTAGGGATACGCATGGTTGGCGAGATGGGCGTCTCTCCATCGGGCGGCTTCGGCGCGTGGCGAAGAGGGGGCGGCGGCTCGCGCGCGCCTTCTCTCGCGGATGTTTTCTCGTTGTGCGAAAGAAGAATGAGGATCGGCGCGATCGCGTCGTCGTTCGTGAATGGACACGGCGCGACGCATCGCTGCGCGGGCGTCACGGCAATGCGTGCTCGCGCGCTGTCGTCGGGCGCCGCGTCACGCCTCGGCCGGATGCGGCGCGGTGAGCCCGCGCTCGACCGCATACACGGCGATCTGCACGCGGCTCGTCAGGTTCAGCTTCTTCAGGATGTTCTGCACGTGGATCTTCACCGTGCTCTCGGCGACGTCGAACTCGCGCGCGATCTCCTTGTTGCTCGTGCCGCGCGCGAGCGCGCGCACGATGTCGTGCTCGCGCGGCGTCAACTGGTCGGGATCGACCGACGCATGCGCGGCAGGCGCCGCCGCCGGGGCCGGCGCGGGACGCACGGCGGGCGCCGGCGCGCGCAGGCTCGCGATCCACTTCGCGGTCATGCTCTCGGCGATCACCGGCTCGCCCGCGGCCGCCTTGCGGATGCCCGCGACGAGCGTCTCCGCGGCGATGTTCTTCACGAGGAAGCCGCACGCGCCGTCGCGCAGCGCGGTCGTCAGCTCTTGCGCATCTTCCGACACCGTGAGGATCACGACGTGCGCGGACGGCACGTCCTGCACCAGCAGTTGCAGCGTTTCGAGCCCCGACAGCCCCGGCATGTTCAGGTCGAGCAGGATCACGTCGGGCTGATGCTGCTTCGCGCGCTTCACGCCCTCGACGCCGTCGGGCGCCTCGTCGACGACGTCGAAGTCCGGCTGGCGCTGCAACAGCAGCTTGACGCCGCTGCGAAAGAGCGTGTGGTCGTCGATCAACAGTACGCGTATGGTCATGATTGTTGTCCTCGTTCTTGTTCCTATGCCGCCTGTCGCGCGTCGGCCGGCAACACCAGCTCGACGCGCGCGCCGCGTTGCAGCGCTCCCGTCAGCGTGAGCGTCGCGCGCAGGCGGGCGGCGCGCTCGCGCATGATCGTGAGCCCGACGTGCGTGTCCGCGCGCGCGGCGAGCGCGGCCGGATCGTAGCCGCAACCGTCGTCGGCGACGGACAGCCGGAACGCGGCGCCGTTCTCGACGTCGACCGCGACGTGCCCCGCTTGCGCGTGCTTGCGCACGTTCGACAACGCTTCCTGCAGGATGAACAGCACCTGCAACTGCTCGTCGGGCGGCAGCGGCGCGCCGCCCGTCTCGCGATAATTCAGCGCGCACGCGATGCGCGTCTGCTTCTCGAAGCGCGCGATCGTTTCCTCGATCGCCGCCTTCAGCTCCCCTTGCGTCAAGCGCGTGCGGAAATTGAGCAGCAGCTCGCGCACGTCCGCGTAGCTCTGCTCGACGCCGTGCCTGAGCATCGGCACGATGTCGCGCGCGTCGGCGAGGTTGTCGTGTGCGATCGCGTCGCCGAGCATCTGCGTCTGCAGGTTCACGAAATTGAGGCTTTGCGCGATGCTGTCGTGCAGCCCCTGCGCGACGAGATTGCGCTCTTCGGCGACGGCGAGCTGCCGCGCGCTCGCGGACAGCCGCACGTGGTCGAGCGCGATTCCGAGATGGCGGCCGAGCGTCTCCAGCACGCGCCGCTCGGCGTCGGGCAGCCGCGACGCGTCGCGATAGTGCAGCGAGAACGAGCCGAGCACGGCGTCCTGCGTCATCACCTTGAATACCGCGACGGCCGCGAAGCCCTCGCGCGAGCACGGCGTCGGCGAGCGCGCGGCGCTGCCGCGCAGATCGTGCAGCACGGCCGTTTCCGCGCGCGTCACGGTGCCGCAGAAGCAATCGTCGACGGGCATGCAGCGCTCAAGCTCGGTGAGCTCGGTCGACAGGCCTTCCGCGATCACGAGATGCAGCTTTTCGCCGGTCGGATCGGTGACGCGGATGCTGCCCGCATCCGCGTCGAACTGCGCGATCGTGCGCGACAGAAAGCCCGAGCACATCTCGTCGACGGCCTGAGGGCGGTTCAGGAACGCGGTGATTTCGTAGAGCGCGCTCAGCTCGCGGTTCTGCGCGGCGAGCTGCGCGGTTTTTTGCTGCACGCGTTCCTCGAGCCCCGCGTAGACCTCCTGCAGTTCGCTCGCCATCCGGTTGAAGCCGTGCGCGAGATCGCCGAACTCGTCGCGCGTCTGCACGGGCAGCCGCACCGCGAATTCACGCGCGGCCATGCGCTTCAAGCCATCGCGCAACTGCATCACGGGCAGGATGATCCACAGAAACAGCAGGTAGATGACGGCGACCGTGCCCGAGCACGCGAGCAGGCCGAGCGCGATCTGCGACAGGCGCAGCCACGTCGTCTTGCGCGCGTTGTCCGATTCGATCTCGCGCACGAGCAGATCGGCTTCGTCGACGAAGCCCGGCAGCGCGACGAGATAGGCGGCGGCCGCGTCAGGGCGCGGCGCGCCCGTCAGCGCGGCGTCGGCGAGCGGCCGCAGCGCGGCGTTCCAGCGATCGGCGACGATGTCGAGCTGATGCTGGACGACGGCGGCATTCGGCAGAAAGAGGGGGCGCGACGGATCGCCGCGGCGCAGCCGCGCGAGCGTGCCGTCGATCGCGCCGACCTCGGCCGCGAGCTGGCGGCGCGGCTCGATGCCCGCGCCCGAGAGTTCGACGTAGGTGCGCGTCGCGCGCATCCGCAGGCTGCCGGCGTCGTTGATCGCCGCGCCCGCGCCCTCGAGCTGCCACGACAGCCACAGCGTGCCGCCCACCATCGCGAGGACGAGCGCCCACGCGATCGCCGACAGCGCGACGATCCGCGTCGACAGGCGGTGCCGCCACGGGGCGAGGGAGTCGGGGAGGGCGGAATCCATAGCACGTCATGATTTTTTTGAACATGACAATTGTCCTGCCGAATGTTGCGTCCCTGCTGCGACATTCGCGCACGTGGGGCATCGCGGCGCACCCGCCCGGTGCGCCGATGCCGCCGTCATGCCGCCGTCATGCGTCTGGCTCCGGCCCTGCCCGAACCGCCTCTATCGGCGCGCGCGCACGAGCTGCCACGCGCGGCCGACGTACGTGACCGACGCGAAGCCGCTCCACACGTGCACGAGCCGCGTGAACGGGAAGATCGCGAAGAGCGAGAGCCCCATGAACAGGTGCGCCTTGAAGAGCCACGGCGCATCGGCGACATGGCTCGCCGCGTCGCCGCGGAACGTGACGATGTGCTGCGCCCACGTCATCAGTTGCACCATCAGATGGCCGTCGGTGTGGCTCGCCGACTCGAAGATCGTCGACAGCCCGAGCACCAGCGTGACGAGGAGCCACGCGAGCAGCACCTTGTCGCCGCGCCGCGTGACGGCCGCGATCCGCGCGTTCGTGAGCCGCCGGTGCAGCAGGATCGCGAGGCCCGCGAGCGCGAGCGAGCCCATCACGCCGCCCGCCGTCATCGCGACGAGCTGCTTGAAGTGGTGGGTGACGCCGAGCGCGTCCCAGACGGCCACGGGCGTGAGCAGCCCGACGAGATGCCCGAAGAAGAGCCCGAGCACGCCGACGTGAAAGAGGATGTTGCCCGTGCGCAGCGCGCCGCGATGCAGGAGCTGCGAGCTGTCGGACTTCCACGTGTACTGCTCGCGCTCGAAGCGCGCGAGGCTGCCGAACAGGAAGATGGCGGCGGCGATGTACGGATAGATGCCGTAGACAAACGTATTCAGATAATCCATGACGTGACCTCGAAACGGGTTCGCGACGCCCCCGCGTCACGCGCGGGGTGCGGGCGTCGCCGCGCGGCGCGGCGGATGAAAGCGGATCGGCTGCGCGAGCGACGCGTCGGCCGCCGGCGACAGCAGCGGCTCGACGCCGTCGGGGCCGGGGCCGAAGCGCTCGAGCGCCTCGTCCATCGTGCGCGGCGGCGGCTCGGCCACGGGCCGCGGCTCGACGGGCGAGCGCGCGCGCAGCGCCGCGAACGCGGCCGCGTACGGACTCTGCGCGCGCGCGAGGCGCTCGCCGAGCGCGGCGAGCACGTCGATCGCGTCGCCGAGCAGATGCGCCGCGTGCGCCTCGTCGCCGTCGCCCGCGATCGCGCCGAGGAACTCGACGAAGAGCGGCACGTAGTCGGGCAGCTCGCTGCCGACGGGCTCGAAGCCGCGGCGCCGGTATTCGTCGAGCAGATCGACCATCGCCTGGCCGCGGTCGCGGCTCTCGCCGTGCACGTGCTCGAACAGATGCAGCGAATGCGACGGCGTGCGGTCGAACGTCGCGACGTAGCGCTCCTGCAGCTCGATCAACGGCGTCGCGCGCAGCGATGCGAGAAGCGGCGCGAGCGTCGCGCGCGCGTCGGGAAACGCGTCGAGCGCGCGCTCGACATCGGGCAGCGCGTCGAGCAGCGGCTGCTCCGGGTAGGTCAGCAGGGCGGACAGAATCGGATAGATCGACATGACGTTTTCCTCGTGCGATACGCTCATGCGGCGCTCGCTTTCTTGCGCGTGACGGTCGGCAACGCGGCGTACGACACGGCCGTTTCCTTCTTGCGGCCGAACAGCGTGCCGTCCGACGTGCCGCCCGAGCAGCCGTTGCCGAACGAGAAGCCGCAACTGCCTTTCTCGTCGAAGCTGTCCTCGGCCATTTCCTTGTGCGACGACGGAATCACGAAGCGGTCCTCGTAGTTCGCGATCGCCATCAACTGATACATGTCCTCGACCTGCGCGGCGGTGAGCCCGACCTGCTCGAGCACCTGCGCGTCGTGCTCGCCGTGCACGGTCTGCGCGCGCTTGTACGCGCGCATCGCGAGCATCCGGTCGAGCGCGGCGGCGACCGGCGCTTCGTCGCCCGCCGTCAGCAGGTTCGCGAGATAGCGCAGCGGAATCCGCAGGCTGCGCACGTCCGGAATCACGCCGTTCATCCCCATGTGGCCCGACTGCGCGGCGCCCTGGATCGGCGAGAGGGGCGGCACGTACCAGACCATCGGCAGCGTCCGGTATTCCGGATGCAGCGGGAACGCCACCTTCCATTCGCACGCCATCCGGTAGACGGGCGAGCGTTTCGCCGCGTCGAGCCAGCTTTGCGGAACGCCGTCGGCCAGCGCCTGGCGCTCGATCGCCGGATCGTTCGGATCGACGAACACCGAAAGCTGCTCTTCATAGAGCTTCTGCGGATCGGCCACGGACGCGGCCTGCTCGATGCGGTCCGCGTCATACAGCATCACGCCGAGATAGCGGATGCGCCCGACGCAGGTTTCCGAGCACACGGTCGGCTGGCCGGCCTCGATGCGCGGGAAGCAGAACACGCACTTCTCGGCCTTGCCGGTCTGCCAGTTGAAGTAGATCTTCTTGTACGGGCAGCCGGAGATGCACATGCGCCAGCCGCGGCACTTGTCCTGGTCGACGAGCACGATGCCGTCGTCCTCGCGCTTGTAGACCGAGCCGGACGGACACGATGCGACGCACGCCGGGTTCAGGCAGTGCTCGCAAAGGCGCGGCAGGTACATCATGAAGGTGTTCTCGAACGTCGAGTACATCTCCTTTTGCACCGCCTCGAACAGCTTGTCGCGGCCGCGCGACTTGAACTCGCCGCCGAGGTCGTCTTCCCAGTTCGGCCCCCATTCGATCTTGTCCATCTTCTGGCCGGTGATCGCGGAGACCGGGCGCGCGGTCGGCGGCGTCTGCGACAGCGGCGCGTTCTGCAGATGCGCGTAGTCGTACGTGAACGGCTCGTAGTAGTCGTCGATCGCGGGCAGGTTCGGGTTCGCGAAGAGGTTCGCGAGGATCTTCAGCTTGCCGCCCTGGCGGGGCTCGAGCTTGCCCGAGTCGTTGCGCTTCCAGCCGCCTTGCCACTTGTCCTGGTTTTCCCACTCGCGCGGGTAGCCGACGCCCGGCTTCGTCTCGACGTTGTTGAACCACGCGTACTCGACGCCGTCGCGCGAGGTCCACACGTTCTTGCAGGTGACGGAGCAGGTGTGGCAACCGATGCACTTGTCGAGATTGAGCACCATCGCCACTTGTGCGCGAATCTTCATTGTTCTGCTCCTTCGTTAAGCGGCTCTTCGAGCCAGTCCACCCGGTTCATCTTGCGCACGATCACGTATTCGTCGCGATTGCTGCCGACGGTGCCGTAGTAGTTGAAGCCATACGCCTGCTGCGCGTAGCCGCCGATCATGTGCGTCGGCTTCGTCACGGTGCGCGTGACCGAGTTGTGAATCCCGCCGCGCTTGCCGCTCGTTTCCGCGCCCGGCACGTTCACGATCTTTTCCTGCGCGTGGTACATCAGGCACATGCCGGCCGGCACGCGCTGCGACACGACCGCGCGCGCGGTCAGCGTGCCGTTCACGTTGAACACCTCGACCCAGTCGTTGTCGCGGATGCCCGCCTGCTGCGCCTCGGCCTCCGAGAGCCACACGTGCGGGCCGCCGCGCGAGAGCGTGAGCATCCGCAGGTTGTCCGAGTAGGTCGAATGGATGCCCCATTTCTGGTGCGGCGTGATCCAGTTCAGCACGAGCTCCGGCTGGCCGTTCGGCATCCGCTTGTGCAGCGGCGCGACGGTCTTCGTGTCGATCGCCGGGCGATACGCGCACGAACCTTCGCCGAAGTCGAGCATCCAGCGGTGGTCCTGATAGAACTGCTGGCGGCCCGTCAGCGTGCGCCAGGGAATCAGCTCGTGGACGTTCGTGTAGCCGGCGTTGTAGCTCACTTCCTCGGATTCGAGCCCCGACCACGTCGGCGCGGAGATGATCTTGCGCGGCTGCGCCTGCACATCGCGGAAGCGGATCTTGTCGTGCTCGCGGCCGAGCGCGAGATGCGTGTGATCGCGGCCCGTGATCTTCGAGAGCGCGTCCCATGCCTTCACGGCGACGTGGCCGTTCGTCTCCGGCGCGAACGTGAGGATCATCTCGGCCGCGTCGATCGCGGTGTCCAGGCGCGGCCGGCCGCGGCTCACGCCGGGCTCGGCGACCGTGTCGGAGAGCGCGCCGATCTCCTTCACCTCGTGCTCGGCGTTCCAGTTGATTCCCTTGCCGCCGTTGCCGAGCTTGTCGAGCAGCGGGCCGATCGACGTGAACTTCTTGTGGATGTCGCCGTAGTTGCGCTCGACGACGGTCATCGACGGCGCGGTCTTGCCGGGAATCAGATCGCATTCGCCGCGGCGCCAGTCCTTTGGCTCGAACGGCTGGCCGAGCTCGCCCGGCGTGTCGTGCAGCAACGGCGTGCAGACGAGGTCGCGCCGCGTGCCGAGGTAGGGGCCCGCGATCTCGCTGAACTTTTTCGCGATCGCCTTGTAGATCTCCCAGTCGGTCTTGCTCTCCCACAGCGGCTGCACGGCTTCGGACAGCGGGTGGATGAACGGATGCATGTCCGACGTGTTGAGATCGTCCTTCTCGTACCAGGTCGCGGTCGGCAGCACGATGTCGCCGTACAGGCACGTCGTGCTCATCCGGAAGTCGAGCACGGTGAGCAGGTCGAGCTTGCCTTCGGCCGCGTCGCGCACCTGCACCTCGGATGGCTTGAGCGCGTCCGCCTCGTCGCTGAAGAGCGCGTTCTGCGTGCCGAGCAGGTACTTGAGGAAATACTCGTGGCCCTTGCCCGAGCTGCCGAGAATGTTCGAGCGCCACACGAACATGTTGCGCGGGAAGTTCGCGGGGTTGTCCGGATCGTCGCATGCGAACGCGAGCTTGCCGCTCTTGAGCATCTCGACCGCATAGGCGATCGGCTCCTTGCCCGCGCGCTCGGCTTCGTCGACGACGTCGAGCGGATTACGGCCGAGCTGCGGTGCGGACGGCAGCCAGCCCATCCGCTCGGACTTCGCGTTCAGGTCGAGCAGCGTCATGCCTTCGTACTTCGAAGGATCGGCGGTCGGCCCGAGGATTTCGCCCACCGCGAGCTTTTCGTGACGCCACTGGCTCGTGTGGTTGTAGAAGAACGACGTGCCGTTCATCTGGCGCGGCGGGCGCGACCAGTCGAGCGCGAACGCGAGGGGGGCCCAGCCGAATTGCGGACGCAGCTTCTCCTGGCCGACGTAGTGCGCCCAGCCGCCGCCGCTCTGGCCGATGCAGCCGCACATCATCAGCAGGTTGATGATGCCGCGGTAGATCATGTCGTTGTGATACCAGTGGTTGAGCGCCGCGCCGACGATCACCATGCTCTTGCCGCGCGTGCGGTCCGCGTTGTCGGCGAACTCGCGCGCGACCTGGATCACGAGATGACGCGCGACGCCCGTGTGCTTTTCCTGCCATGCGGGCGTGTAGGGCACGTCGTCGTCGTAGCCAGCCGCGACGTTCGCGCCGCCGAGGCCTTGATCGACGCCGTAGTTCGCCATCTGCAAGTCGTAGACGGTCGCGACGAACGCGCTCGTGCCGTCGGCGAGCACGACGCGCTTCGCGGGCACGCGGCGCGCGAGCAGCGATTCGCGCTCGCCGCCGAAATACGGAAAGCCGACGTCGACGATTTCGTCGTGCGCATCGACGAGCGAGAGCTTGGGATCGATCGCGCGGCCGCTGCTGCCGTCCTTCATTTCGAGATTCCAGCGGCCGGCCTTCTCGCCGCCGTGGTGCGCGGCCTCGCCCCAGCGAAAGCCGATCGAGCCGTTCGGCGCGACGATGTCGCCCGTCGCGGCGTCGATCGCGAGCGTCTTCCATTCCGGATGGTTCGCTTCGTTCAGCGAAGCGGCGAGATGCGACGCGCGCAGGAAGTGATCGGGCACGCGCACGCCGTCGCGCTCGCGCAGCAGCACGAGCATCGGCATGTCGGTGTACTGCTTCACGTAGTCGCGGAAATACGCGGACTTGCTCGACGCGTGGAATTCCTTCAGCACGACGTGGCCCATCGCCATCGCGAGCGCGGCGTCGGTGCCTTGCTTCGGCGCGAGCCAGATGTCGCCGAACTTGACCATCTCGCCGTAGTCGGACGAGATCGCGACCGTCTTCGTGCCCTTGTAGCGCACCTCGGTGTAGAAGTGCGCGTCGGGCGTGCGCGTCTGCGGCACGTTCGAGCCCCAGACGAGCAGGTAGCTCGAGTTGTACCAGTCGGCCGATTCGGGCACGTCGGTCTGCTCGCCCCACACCTGCGGGCTCGCGGGCGGCAGGTCGCAGTACCAGTCGTAGAACGACAGGCATGCGCCGCCGATCAGGCTCAGATAGCGCGCGCCCGCCGCGTACGACACCATCGACATCGCCGGAATCGGCGAGAAACCGACGACGCGGTCCGGCCCGTAGCGCTTGATCGTGTACGCGTTCGCGGCGGCGATGATCTCGGTCGCGGTGTTCCAGTCCGCGCGCACGAAGCCGCCCAGGCCGCGCACGCTCTTGTAGCGGCGCGCCTTCTCCGGGTTCTGGCTGATCGATTCCCACGCGGCGATCGGGTCCATCGTCTTGCGCGCCTCGCGCCACATCTCCATCAGGCGGCCGCGGATCATCGGATACTTGACGCGCTGCGCGGAGTAGACGTACCAGCTATACGACGCGCCGCGCGGGCAGCCGCGCGGCTCGTGGTTCGGCAGGTCGGCGCGCGTGCGCGGGTAGTCGGTCTGCTGGGTTTCCCACGTGATGAGGCCGTTCTTCACGTAGACTTTCCACGAACAGGAGCCGGTGCAGTTCACGCCGTGCGTCGAGCGGACGATCTTGTCGTGCTGCCAGCGGCTGCGGTAGCCGTTTTCCCAGCGCCGGTCTTCGTCGACGACGGCGCCGTGGCCGTCGGAGAACGTGGATTTCACGCGCGACATGAACTTCAGCCGATCCAGAAAGTGACTCATCGTGTGTTTCTCCAAGGGCATCCGCGGTCGCCCTCGGGTGCTGCGAATGCTTGTGTCAGGGGACAGTCCGAGATTACGGCGCGCGCGCTCGCGCGCCCATTCGCCGATGGAGCGGGAAACGGGCGGGAGAAGAACTAGTTCGAAAGAACTAGAGGGCGAGGCGCGCCCTCGGGCAATGCGGGCCGGCCGCGGCGGCTTGTCGCAGCACGCCGCGGCCGGCAAAGAGGCGGGAGGCGTCAGCGCGCCGTCCTCAGCACGGCATCGACGCGTTGCGGCGCGCGTAGAACCACCAGGTGATCGCGACGCACGACACGTAGAACGCGATGAAGCACGCGAGCGCCGGCACGGCCGAGCCTGTCATGTCGAGCGACGTGCCGAAGCTCTTCGGAATGAAGAAGCCGCCGTACGCGCCGATCGCGCCCGAAAA contains:
- a CDS encoding response regulator — protein: MTIRVLLIDDHTLFRSGVKLLLQRQPDFDVVDEAPDGVEGVKRAKQHQPDVILLDLNMPGLSGLETLQLLVQDVPSAHVVILTVSEDAQELTTALRDGACGFLVKNIAAETLVAGIRKAAAGEPVIAESMTAKWIASLRAPAPAVRPAPAPAAAPAAHASVDPDQLTPREHDIVRALARGTSNKEIAREFDVAESTVKIHVQNILKKLNLTSRVQIAVYAVERGLTAPHPAEA
- the narJ gene encoding nitrate reductase molybdenum cofactor assembly chaperone gives rise to the protein MSVSHEENVMSIYPILSALLTYPEQPLLDALPDVERALDAFPDARATLAPLLASLRATPLIELQERYVATFDRTPSHSLHLFEHVHGESRDRGQAMVDLLDEYRRRGFEPVGSELPDYVPLFVEFLGAIAGDGDEAHAAHLLGDAIDVLAALGERLARAQSPYAAAFAALRARSPVEPRPVAEPPPRTMDEALERFGPGPDGVEPLLSPAADASLAQPIRFHPPRRAATPAPRA
- a CDS encoding FkbM family methyltransferase; translation: MENSTSRAKLIQIRELLDIGAVRFDFEALLEYHYRKWVKQSDTIIDIGAHIGRHLGPLVECIGPNGTALGFEPLPFAYEILRQKFANTPNVQLLNLALSNKPGTASFTYAQGTPEESGLRQRQFNLPDAANPTQIDVTVSTLDAHTADLESLTFMKIDIEGGEIDCLHGAQVTLNRFRPLVSVEYGRPSYSAYGNTAETLFDFAQHHGYVLYSIFLTPFETREDWKFGCDYVCWDYFMVPDEKRAEFDSAMAGNAAALASMASPD
- a CDS encoding type IV pili methyl-accepting chemotaxis transducer N-terminal domain-containing protein, which translates into the protein MDSALPDSLAPWRHRLSTRIVALSAIAWALVLAMVGGTLWLSWQLEGAGAAINDAGSLRMRATRTYVELSGAGIEPRRQLAAEVGAIDGTLARLRRGDPSRPLFLPNAAVVQHQLDIVADRWNAALRPLADAALTGAPRPDAAAAYLVALPGFVDEADLLVREIESDNARKTTWLRLSQIALGLLACSGTVAVIYLLFLWIILPVMQLRDGLKRMAAREFAVRLPVQTRDEFGDLAHGFNRMASELQEVYAGLEERVQQKTAQLAAQNRELSALYEITAFLNRPQAVDEMCSGFLSRTIAQFDADAGSIRVTDPTGEKLHLVIAEGLSTELTELERCMPVDDCFCGTVTRAETAVLHDLRGSAARSPTPCSREGFAAVAVFKVMTQDAVLGSFSLHYRDASRLPDAERRVLETLGRHLGIALDHVRLSASARQLAVAEERNLVAQGLHDSIAQSLNFVNLQTQMLGDAIAHDNLADARDIVPMLRHGVEQSYADVRELLLNFRTRLTQGELKAAIEETIARFEKQTRIACALNYRETGGAPLPPDEQLQVLFILQEALSNVRKHAQAGHVAVDVENGAAFRLSVADDGCGYDPAALAARADTHVGLTIMRERAARLRATLTLTGALQRGARVELVLPADARQAA
- the narI gene encoding respiratory nitrate reductase subunit gamma; the protein is MDYLNTFVYGIYPYIAAAIFLFGSLARFEREQYTWKSDSSQLLHRGALRTGNILFHVGVLGLFFGHLVGLLTPVAVWDALGVTHHFKQLVAMTAGGVMGSLALAGLAILLHRRLTNARIAAVTRRGDKVLLAWLLVTLVLGLSTIFESASHTDGHLMVQLMTWAQHIVTFRGDAASHVADAPWLFKAHLFMGLSLFAIFPFTRLVHVWSGFASVTYVGRAWQLVRARR
- the ntrC gene encoding nitrogen regulation protein NR(I); translated protein: MKPIWIVDDDQSIRWVLEKALARESFATRSFANVREALAALDQETPQVLVSDIRMPGGSGLELLQTMHDRLPGLPVIIMTAFSDLDSAVAAFQGGAFEYLAKPFDVDKAVELIRRAVEESLRGGVPDDDKLAEAPEMLGQAPAMQDMFRAIGRLSHSAATVLITGESGTGKELVARALHRHSPRANGPFIALNTAAIPKDLLESELFGHERGAFTGAQTTRQGRFEQAENGTLFLDEIGDMPFDLQTRLLRVLSDGQFYRVGGHSPLRSNVRVIAATHQNLEARVRQGLFREDLYHRLNVIRLRLPPLRERSEDIALLTRHFLQKSARDLGVEPKRVSDEALAYLTSLPFPGNVRQLENLANWLTVMAPAQTVEIKDLPPDLVATQNASGSVTPVEATVEADAPMAGMGVGVAESHVASVVAAAPAMAGVPAAIGATAGHPLWEHGLRTEVARLLRENSADVMDALARRFEAAVIREALDFTRGRKVEAAERLGIGRNTITRKIQELHLES
- the xth gene encoding exodeoxyribonuclease III, with translation MKIATWNVNSLNVRKQHVLDWLAQSDVDVLCLQELKIPDEKFPREALEAAGYRSWFAGQKTYNGVAILARARLPFDEADVVRNIPGFEDSQQRLIAATIDGVRIVSAYFPNGQALDSEKFVYKMQWLDALQAWLKRELQRYPKLALLGDYNIAPEDRDVHDPAKWEGQNLVSPQERAHFAQLVALGFVDAFRRFDQPEKTFTWWDYRMLAFRRNAGLRIDHILLSPALAETCTSCTVDRVPRTWEQPSDHTPVVAQIG